Genomic segment of Desulfovermiculus halophilus DSM 18834:
GGCCTGGTCCTGAACCTCCTTTTTCAGGCCTGGGCTTCTCTGAAGGGCAGGGGAGGAGAGGGATGAGCGCGACTGCTGTGGGTATCCTGGGGATCCTGATTCTGTTGGGAGCCATATTCTTTCTGCGCATACCAGTTGGCTTTGCCATGGCTATGGTCGGTTTTTTGGGCTTTTGGAAAGTGATTAATCTGCAGGCCGCCCTGGGCATGATCAGCGAGCAGACCTGGGAGGTGTTCTCGTCCTACGGGTTGACCGTGATCCCGCTGTTTATCCTCATGGGCCAGATCTGTTTTTATGCCGGGGTCAACCAGCGCATGTACCGTGCGGCACATGCCTGGCTGGGGCATGTCCGGGGCGGTCTGGCCATGGCTACGGTTTTGGCCTGTGCCGGGTTTGCGGCTATATGCGGATCGAACACGGCCACAGCCGCAACCATGAGCAGCGTGGCCCTGCCGGAAATGAAAAAATACGCCTACAGCCCCATGTTCAGTTCCGGGGTGGTGGCCAGCGGAGCTACCCTGGGCGTGCTCATTCCTCCCAGCGTGGTCCTGATCATTATCGGCCTGCAGACCGGACAGTCCATCGGGGTCCTGTTCTGGGCCAGCCTCGGTCCCGGCCTTGTCCTCAGCCTGCTGTTCCTTCTGGCCATTTGGGCAGTCTGCACCTGGAACCCGAGCCTGGGGCCGGGGTGTGAACATGCAAGCTGGACCCAGCGTCTGCGCTCTCTGGCCGGAGCTGTTGAGATGCTCCTTTTGTTCGCCCTGATCATGGTCGGTCTGATGGTCGGGTTTTTCACCCCGACCGAAGCCGGCGCGGCAGGCGCGGCCCTGGCCCTGATCATCAGCATGGCCGGGCGTCGACTGTCCTGGACCAATCTGTGGAAGGCCTTTGACGACACATTGCGCATTTCGTGCATGATCATGGTCATTATCCTTGGAGCGGTTATTTTCGGCCGCTTTTTGACCGTGACCAGGGTTCCATACGAGATTTCCGGTCTGGTGGCCTCCATGTCCATATCCCCGGTGATGGTCATGGCCTGCATCTTCTGCATCTACCTCCTGGGCGGGGCGATTATGGATGCGTTGGCCCTGCTTTTGATCACCATCCCCATCTTTTTCCCGGTGGCCCAGTCTTTGGGCTACGATCCGGCCTGGTTTGCAGTCTGGATTACCCTGGTGACCACTATGGGGGCGGTAACCCCGCCGGTGGGCATAAATACCTTTATCGTCGCCTCCATGGACCGGGAGGTGAGCCTGGCTATGGTGTACAAAGGGGTTGGGTTGTTGTTGCCGTGTTTTGTTGTCTGTGTTGTCCTGTTGCTGTTGTGGCCGGATCTGGCCCTGTGGCTGCCCAGAGTGCTGGGGGTGGGGCATTAGGCAATGCTGCGGGAAGCGCAGCAAACAGAATATAAGGAGATATCGTTGTCTGAATATCCAAACGTTCCAATAGTGGCTGTGGGCGGTGTGCTGATTCAGCATGATCGGATTTTGCTGGTTAAGCGGGGACAGGCCCCATCCCAAGGCTTGTGGACCATCCCAGGGGGACGAGTAGAGCTGGGTGAAGGCCTCCGGCAGGCCGTTGTCCGTGAAATGCGGGAGGAAACCAGCCTCCAGGTCCGGGTGGGGAAATTGCTCACCCACTTTGAGTATGTTGAGCCGGACCCGCAGGAACGGATACGTTTTCATTATCTGATTATGGATTTTCAGGTCTTTGTCGCCTCCGGTCGCTTGTGCCCTGGCGGTGATGCCCTGGAAGCCGCCTGGTTTGGTCTGCAAGATCTTGACGACTCGGTCATGGCCCAGGGGACCATGGAGATTGCCAGGTCTGTGCTTGAGAAATAGGTTTTAGATATTGTCCTTGACCTCTACGGTTCAAGGCCCTATCCTTTCATCGTTCCGATTGGGGTGTTCC
This window contains:
- a CDS encoding TRAP transporter large permease — its product is MSATAVGILGILILLGAIFFLRIPVGFAMAMVGFLGFWKVINLQAALGMISEQTWEVFSSYGLTVIPLFILMGQICFYAGVNQRMYRAAHAWLGHVRGGLAMATVLACAGFAAICGSNTATAATMSSVALPEMKKYAYSPMFSSGVVASGATLGVLIPPSVVLIIIGLQTGQSIGVLFWASLGPGLVLSLLFLLAIWAVCTWNPSLGPGCEHASWTQRLRSLAGAVEMLLLFALIMVGLMVGFFTPTEAGAAGAALALIISMAGRRLSWTNLWKAFDDTLRISCMIMVIILGAVIFGRFLTVTRVPYEISGLVASMSISPVMVMACIFCIYLLGGAIMDALALLLITIPIFFPVAQSLGYDPAWFAVWITLVTTMGAVTPPVGINTFIVASMDREVSLAMVYKGVGLLLPCFVVCVVLLLLWPDLALWLPRVLGVGH
- a CDS encoding NUDIX hydrolase produces the protein MSEYPNVPIVAVGGVLIQHDRILLVKRGQAPSQGLWTIPGGRVELGEGLRQAVVREMREETSLQVRVGKLLTHFEYVEPDPQERIRFHYLIMDFQVFVASGRLCPGGDALEAAWFGLQDLDDSVMAQGTMEIARSVLEK